The Methanomassiliicoccales archaeon genomic sequence TTTCTTTGAATAGCTCATCTCTCCTTTCCCTCAACTCGTTGATCTCCTTGCCCATTGATTCCTCGATCTTGAGTAACGCTGAGAGCTCGACCTTGAACCGCTGTTCTTTTTCCGTCGCTTCCTTCGCTTCAGTCATTAATCTTTCAATCTTTTCCTTCGCCTCCGCTTCCATCACGCCAAGGTCTTCGAGTCTCCTCCTCACCACTTGCAACTTCCCCGAAACCGCCTCCCGCTGAGACTTCAATTCGGAGACCTCGTTAATGAGTTCAACGACTTCTGCCTGAAGATCCTTGAGCTTTTTCGAGAGATCCATCGGGGCCAGTTCGCACATCCTTTTCTTTTCCTGTTCTCTTAGCTCAGAGGCCTCGGCAATTTCCTTCGTGATAAGCTCTGTTTTCTCCGCGATAAAAGTAAGAGATTTCTCGACCTCCTCCTTTTCCTTCCTCCGCGTTTCAAGTTCGTTCTTAACCTTGAGGAGCCTCGCTTTGACCTCCTCTTTTCGTGACTCGAGGGCCTTCAGGCGCACATCGTTCGCACCACCAGCGCTGTTCAATTCGCGGATCCTATTTTCAATTTCAATAAGTTCAGCCCTGACCTTTCTCAACTCCTCCCCGACTTTCTCAGCCTCGTCGGTCGCCTTTCTTAACTCTTCACCAATTTCGTCAAGCTTGCTCTTTGAGGCAGACCCGAATTTGACCTGAGTTCCCTCGATCGTCCCCCCGATCATCGCACCAGAAGCTTCTAGCAACTCGCCCTCGAGTGTCACGAGGCGAACTCCTCCCATGAACCTTCTTGCTTTTTCGAGCGTTTCCATAACAACGGTGTCGCCGAAGACATACCAGAATGCTGGCCTATACTTTTCATCGAATTTCACGAGATCAATCGCGTAACCGAGGGATTCCTTTTCTGCAAGAATCGCCTTACCCCTTGGCTTTCCATCGAGCATCTTGTTGAGCGGTAAGAAGATCGCCCTGCCGAGGTTATTCTTTTTCAAATATTCGATCGCCTGTGCGGCCACCTCATCATCGTCAACAACAATTGACTGCATTCTTGCGCCTGCGGCGACATTCAGCGCTGTTTGGTATTTTTCGTCGACCTCAGCGAGTTCTGCAATCGTCCCGTGAATTCCCTTAAGTTCCCTTCGATCACGCGCTTCAAGGATGCTGCGAACCGCACGTGTATATCCCTTCGCGACGCTTTCGAGAGCTTCCTGCTCAGCCTTCAAGTGATTGTATTCTCGCGTGAGACGCTGAATTGCCTGCTCAAGCTCATCCGCCTGACGGCTCAATTTTGACTCGAGATTCTTTTTCGAAAGATACTGCTCCTGGAGCGCTTTTATTTCCTTCACTGAATCTTTATCGGCGCTCCTGAGGGTCTTGATATTCCATTCGGCATCGTTGATTTCAAACTCAAGGCTCTTTCTCGATTCCTCGAGGAGGGAAATCTCTGATTCAATCCTGCTCTTTTTCTCCTCCAGTCTCTCCCGCTCCATCGAAAGCGCGTGGAGATTCTCCTCTTTTGCTTTGATTTCCTCCTCGAGAGAAGAGATCTTTTGCTGCAACGATTGAAGTTCTTCGTCGAACGCGCCAACTCTGTTCTGAATCTCTTCAAGAGCTTGTTTCTTTGACGAGAGTAATTCAGACCTGCTCTGCAGCTGCGAATCGAGATTCTTCAACTCGCTTTCCAGTCGCTCGACTTCAGGGGAAAGCTGCTCCCTTTCCTCTTTTTTAGTTTGTAAAGATTCTTCAATTTCTTTTGTACTTTCCAGAGCTCTTTCGGCTTGATCGCGCAACCTGGCAATCTGGATCTTCGCAAAATCGATTTTCTCCTTGAGTTCCTTGAAACTCTCCCCGCCTTTTTTCGACGCTTCGTCTTCGATTTCTTTTATCCGGAGTTCCATTTCGTTGATCTTTTTTGATATTTCGTCCTTTCTCAGCTGATGATCGTTGAGTTCCCGATCATATTGTTCAATCTGGCTCTTTATCGAATCGATCTCAGTGAGAACACTTTCTCTCCTCTTGTGCGCGAGCTGCGCTTTTGAAAGACTGAGGGTGTTTTTAATTTCGAGGTACTTAAGCGCTGATTCCCTCTCCCCCTTAAGTTGCTCGATCTGCTTTTCGAGTTCATTCATGATGATGGTGATTCTCTCAATATTCTGCTCTGCTTCCTTCCTTTCATTTTCTGCCTTTGCTATTTCTTCATCATACCTGCTGATACCAGAAATATCATCGAGAATTCTTCTTC encodes the following:
- the smc gene encoding chromosome segregation protein SMC, encoding MFLKQIELENFKSFGKKLTIPLLEGYTAVTGPNGSGKSNISDAILFVLGPKSSRAIRAGKLTDLIFNGGNSKQPAKYTKVSLIFDNKDRLIPIDSDTVKLTRLVKLSDAGDGYNSYFYVNDRKSTLTEFESLLSHARISADGYNFVQQGDVTKIVEMSNIERRRILDDISGISRYDEEIAKAENERKEAEQNIERITIIMNELEKQIEQLKGERESALKYLEIKNTLSLSKAQLAHKRRESVLTEIDSIKSQIEQYDRELNDHQLRKDEISKKINEMELRIKEIEDEASKKGGESFKELKEKIDFAKIQIARLRDQAERALESTKEIEESLQTKKEEREQLSPEVERLESELKNLDSQLQSRSELLSSKKQALEEIQNRVGAFDEELQSLQQKISSLEEEIKAKEENLHALSMERERLEEKKSRIESEISLLEESRKSLEFEINDAEWNIKTLRSADKDSVKEIKALQEQYLSKKNLESKLSRQADELEQAIQRLTREYNHLKAEQEALESVAKGYTRAVRSILEARDRRELKGIHGTIAELAEVDEKYQTALNVAAGARMQSIVVDDDEVAAQAIEYLKKNNLGRAIFLPLNKMLDGKPRGKAILAEKESLGYAIDLVKFDEKYRPAFWYVFGDTVVMETLEKARRFMGGVRLVTLEGELLEASGAMIGGTIEGTQVKFGSASKSKLDEIGEELRKATDEAEKVGEELRKVRAELIEIENRIRELNSAGGANDVRLKALESRKEEVKARLLKVKNELETRRKEKEEVEKSLTFIAEKTELITKEIAEASELREQEKKRMCELAPMDLSKKLKDLQAEVVELINEVSELKSQREAVSGKLQVVRRRLEDLGVMEAEAKEKIERLMTEAKEATEKEQRFKVELSALLKIEESMGKEINELRERRDELFKEKTNLEAEKDKLQSRIETIKDFSVGLTTKLAVAEDKLKEVDEEIKQYNVQIVYPLPSSESLKEKINSCERQLASMGAVNLKAIEDYDAKKARYDELKSEMQRLSDQRNDLLKLMADLNEKKKTGLLKVYEAVNENFKRTYAELSGGGEAELVLENPEEPFQGGLIIRAKPKNGKTLRLEALSGGEKSLTALAFIFAIQEYQPSPFYLLDEVDMFLDAVNADTVAHRIQRASKTAQFIQISLRKVTLNKADHIIGVTKQEGGISTVIMRPNISDIADFHEDAAKSNGNAAEGVA